The following is a genomic window from Proteiniborus sp. DW1.
GGAATGAAGGAGCTTAGAAAAAGAGGATTATTAGATGACTTAGATGTTTCTGATGAAATAAATGCATGTAGTATTAATATAGATGTGGAAGTTGATGGAGAAATCGAAAAATGGCTTCTTATGTTTAAAAATGAAACACATAATCATCCTACTGAAATAGAACCTTTTGGAGGAGCATCTACATGCTTAGGAGGAGCCATAAGAGACCCCTTATCAGGAAGAGCCTATGTCTATCAAGCAATGCGTATTACAGGTAGTGGAGATCCAAGAAGGAAAATAGAGGATACTATTCCAGGTAAGCTATCTCAAAGGAAAATCACTACAGAGGCGGCAAGAGGCTATAGCTCTTATGGAAATCAGATAGGTATAGCTACAGGACATGTATCTGAAATATATCATGAAGGCTATGTAGCGAAGAGAATGGAGCTGGGAGCTGTTATAGGAGCTACACCAAAGGAAAATGTAGTTAGAAAAGCACCAAAAGAAGGAGACTTAATTGTCTTAATAGGAGGAAGAACAGGAAGAGATGGCTGTGGGGGAGCCACAGGTTCATCAAAGTCTCATACTGATGAGTCAATCCGAACAAGCGGTGCGGAGGTCCAGAAAGGAAACCCCTTAATCGAAAGAAATCTTTTAAGATTATTTAGAAAACCTGAATTTAGCAAGATAATAAAAAAATGCAACGATTTTGGAGCTGGTGGAGTATCAGTTGCCATTGGGGAGTTGGCTGATAGCATAGAAATTAACCTAGATAATGTACTAAAAAAATATGAGGGCTTAGATGGAACAGAACTAGCTATATCAGAATCACAGGAAAGAATGGCTGTAGTTATAGACAAAGAACATCTTCACATACTGGAAGAACATGTTGCAGATGAAAATTTAGAGGCTGCAGTAATAGCTAAGGTAACTTCAAATAATAGGTTAATTATGAAATGGAGAAATAAAACAATATTAGACTTAGATAGGGATTTTTTAAATACTAACGGAATTAGACAAAAAACTAAAGTCTATGTGAAGGAGCCTACTTCTAGAAGTTATTTCAACACAACATATTGTGGTGGATCTAATGAAAGTAAACTTAATCTTAAGACTGCTTGGTTAAATAATCTAAAGGCTTTAAATGTAGCTAGTCAAAGGGGATTAGTAGAGGAATTTGATAGTACGGTAGGGGCAGGTACAGTGTTAATGCCTTTTGGGGGCAAATACAATCTAACACCATCACTAGGAATGGCAGCGAAGATTCCAGTATTAAATGGAGAGACGAATACTTGTAGCCTTATGACTTATGGATTCAATCCAGAGCTTTCTACTTGGAGCCCATTCCACGGTGGATTATATGCAGTAGTTGATTCAGTTGTAAAGATAGTGGCGATGGGGGGAGACCCTAAAAAAATAAGACTTACATTCCAAGAATACTTTGAAAAGCTAGGGGACCATGAGGAAAAATGGGGCAAACCCTTTGCAGCCTTACTTGGTGCATTTAAGGCTCAAAAAGGATTTATGGTACCTTCCATTGGTGGTAAGGACAGTATGTCAGGAAGCTTTAATGAGCTTAATGTTCCACCTACATTAGTAAGCTTTGCAGTATGTATAGGAGATGCAAGCCATATTATTTCACCAGAATTTAAGAAAACAGACAGCCAAGTAATATTACTTAGTTCACCTAGAATGGAAGACGAGACTCCTGATTTTGAGACTCTTAATAAAAACTTACTTTGTATCCATGACCTCATCAAAAAAGGAAAAGTATTATCAGCTCATAATATAGGAATAGGTGGTATTGCAGCAGCCATAAGCAAAATGAGCTTCGGAAACAAAATAGGAATGAAGTTTTTAGAAGGATATAAAACCGAAAAGCTATTTTCTCCTGATTATGGTGCATTAGTGCTAGAAATTAATAATACTGAAAATCTAAATGACTTATTCAAGGGACTAGAATATGAAATAATAGGACACACCACAAAAAATCCAACTATAACTATTGGAGATGTGCATATTGACATAGAGCTAGCTATAAACGAATGGGAAGAGCCCTTAAAAGACGTATTTCCTATAAAAAAAGATACAGAAGGAACACCTAAGAAGATTAGCTATAGTAAAGGAAATATTATTAAACCTAAATACGCTATTGCAAAACCAAAGGTGTTTATGCCAATTTTCCCAGGTACTAATTGCGAATATGATATGGAAAAAGCCTTTGTAAAAGCAGGAGGACAAGTTGAGACATTAGTATTTAAGAATTTGACTAGAGAGGCAATAGAGGAGTCCATTCACGAAATGGCTAGAAGAATAAGTGAGAGTCAAATAATAGCTTTACCAGGTGGTTTTAGTGCAGGTGATGAGCCAGATGGTTCAGGAAAATTCATAGCAACAGTATTCAGAAATCCATATATTCAGGAACAGGTCATGAATTTAATTAAAAATAGGGATGGTTTAATCCTTGGAATATGTAACGGATTTCAAGCTCTCATAAAGCTTGGACTTGTGCCATATGGGGAAATAAGAGAGATAGATGAAAATTCACCAACTCTTGTATTTAACAAACTAGGAAGACATGTTGCCCGTATGGTCCAGACAAAGGTAGTGTCTAATCTATCACCATGGTTAAACAATGTGAATGTAGGAGATGTGTTTACGATACCTGTATCACATGGAGAAGGCAGACTAGTATCTGATGAAAAGATTCTTAATGAAATGATAGAAAAAGGACAAATAGCTGCTCAGTACGTTGACTTTAATGGAAATCCTAGCTACGACGGGGACTTTAACCCAAATGGTTCACTCCACAGCATAGAAGCAATCACAAGTCCAGATGGAAGAGTGCTAGGAAAGATGGGACATTCAGAGAGAATAGGGAAGAATCTTTATAAAAATGTCTATGGAGAAATGGATCAGAAGATATTTGAAGCGGGAGTTAGGTATTTTAGATAATTTTAGACTAAGAAAGGGAAATACAATAAAAATACACGCTCACGGTTTCGGTCGCGAATAATTCTATAGCTCATTCCGGCAAAAAATCCTACAGCTTGCAAACTCGCTTCGCTCAGACAGTGCAAGCTGCTTAACGGATTTTTCACCTCCATTCGCTAAGAATTATAGTCGCGTCCTGCAAATGTTCGCTAAATATTTTTATTGATTTCCCATACTGAATGGTGAAAAGCAACTTCTTGACTAAAATTTGCAAAACATTCTAAGTGGGGAGGTAGTAACATGAAAGTTGCAATTGTAATGGGAAGTGAATCTGATTTTCCAGTGGTGGAGAGAGGAATAAGGATTTTACGAGAGTTTGGAGTAGATACGGAAATTAGGGTTATATCAGCCCATAGAACTCCAGACAAAGCAGTAGAATTCGGAAAAAGTGCAGAAGAAGAAGGCATAGAGGTTATAATCGCAGCAGCAGGAAAGGCAGCACATCTTGGAGGAGTATTAGCAGCAGTCAGTATAGTTCCAGTTATAGGACTACCTATAAAATCATCGACACTAGACGGATTAGACTCTCTATTATCTATAGTCCAAATGCCAAAGGGAATACCAGTAGCCACAGTGGCAATAGATGGAGCAGAAAATGCAGCATTATTAGCTATTCAAATTTTGTCAGTAAAATATGAAAGCTTAAGAGAAAAATTAAAAGAGTATAGAAAGAAAATGGCTAAGGAAGTTGAGGAGAAGGATAAAGAAATTAATAAAAGGTTGTAAAAAATAATAAAATAAACACCATTTTATTATTTTTATAACAATAAGGAATAGAGGTGATGAAATGGATGACAAATTAAAAGAAGAATGTGGAGTTATTGGGGTTTATTCAAAGGAACAAGATGTTGCACGTATGATTTATTTTGGTCTCTATGCCCTTCAACATAGAGGTCAGGAAAGCGCAGGTATAGCAGTGAATAAAGAAGGAACTATAAATTACTATAAAGAACCCGGACTAGTCTCAGAAGTTTTCAATAATACTAAGCTAGATAAGTTAGAGGGCAATCTAGGTATTGGTCATGTTAGATATTCATCAGAGAATGAAAATTTATCAGTAAATGCTCAGCCCTTAGTTGTTAAGTATAAAAAAGGTTCCATTGCCATCGCACATAATGGCAGTATAGTGAATGCAGATAGTCTAAGAGAAATACTTGAAGATGATGGAGTAGTATTTCAAACCTCTAATGATAGCGAAGTAATGGCAAATATCCTGGCTAGATACCATAAGGACGATATTGAGAAGGCAGTAAATAGATTGATGGAACTAATAAAGGGTTCATATGCCCTTGTATTGTTGAGCAAAGACAAGCTTATAGGAGTTAGAGATAACTTAGGAATAAGACCTCTTTGTCTAGGAAAAATAGAAGATGGGTATATTTTAGCTTCAGAAAGCTGTGCTTTAGATACTATAGGAGCTGAATATATAAGGGATATTGAACCTGGAGAAATGGTCATCATAGACGAAAACGGTGTAAAAAGCATATTCAATGACAAATGGCGCAAGAAAAAGCTTTGTATATTTGAATATATTTATCTTGCAAGACCAGACAGTAAAGTTGATGGAGTTAGTGTTTATTTAGCGAGAAAAGAGGCAGGTAAATTGCTGGCAAAAGAACATCCAGTTGATGCAGATATAGTTGTTCCAGTACCAGACTCAGGCACATCTGCTGCTATTGGTTATGCAGAGGAGTCAGGAATACCTTATAGCATAGGCTTAATAAAAAACAGATACGTGGGAAGAACTTTTATTAACCCTAATCAGAGCGATAGAGAACAGGGAGTAAAAATTAAATTAAATGTTCTAAAGGAAAACATAGAAGGGAAAAGAGTTATTCTAGTAGATGATTCAATAGTAAGAGGGACCACAAGTAAAAAGATAGTGGGCATGTTAAAAAAGGCTGGTGCAAAAGAAGTCCATCTAAGAATAAGCTCACCGCCTGTAATATACCCTTGTTACTTTGGTATAGATACGCCATATAGAGAGGAATTGGTTGGAGCAAACAAAACAGTAGAAGAAATTCGTGAAATGATTGGAGCAGATAGCTTAGGTTTTTTATCAAAGGATGGACTCATAAACTCAACAGGTCAAACAGGAGGATTTTGTTTAGCCTGCTTAGATGGAGACTATCCAATGGAGATTCCTAGAGGGGAGATAGATTAAATGAATAATGAAGGATTAACATACAAAAACTCAGGAGTAAATGTGACATCAGGATATGAAGCAGTCAAGCTTATGAAATCACATGTGCAGAATACTTTCACAAAAGGTGTTTTATCAGATATAGGTGGCTTTAGCGGAATGTTTGCATTAGATAAAAATCAATATGATGAACCAGTATTAGTATCTGGAACTGATGGTGTAGGCACTAAGCTTATGATTGCATTTATTATGGATAAGCATGACACCATCGGAGAAGACTGTGTTGCCATGTGTGTAAATGACATACTCTGCCAAGGAGCAAAGCCTCTTTTCTTCTTAGACTATATAGCTACAGGGAAGCTGAATCCTACAAAAATAGCAAGTATTGTAGAAGGAGTATCTAGGGGCTGTATAAAATCTGGATGCGCCCTTATTGGAGGAGAAACTGCAGAGATGCCAGGATTATACAAAGAGAACGAGTACGACTTAGCTGGATTTGCAGTAGGAATAGTAGATAAAAAGAAGATTATATCAGGAGATAGTATAAAAGAAGGAGATGTACTAATTGGTTTACCTTCCAGTGGATTACACAGCAATGGTTTCTCATTAGTTAGAAAGCTATTCTTTAACGTTTATAAGTACGATATAGATCATTATTTTGATGAATTAGGCAGTACCCTAGGAGAAGAACTAATAAAACCCACCAAGATATATTCCAACGCATTAATAGAATTAAATCAAAAATTCAATATAAAAGGTATTAGCCACATAACTGGCGGAGGATTTTATGAAAACATCCCAAGGATGCTTCCAGATGGACTTAGGGCTATTGTGGATAGAAAACATGTGGAGGTACCGCCTATTTTCAATGTCATTCAAAAGCTTGGACATATTGAAACACATGAGATGTATTCAACCTTTAACATGGGAATAGGCATTGTCATGGCAGTAGACTCTAAGGATGCTGATAGTATAGTTGAATTCTTAAAAACTAAGGATGAAAGAGCGTATATAATAGGTGAAATAATTAAGGGAGAAAAGGAAGTATATCTATGTCATCAGTAAGGATTGGAGTGCTCATATCTGGAAATGGCACTAATCTTCAAGCTTTAATTGACAGTATTGAATCAGGGGAGATAAATGGAAGGATATGTGTAGTTATATCAGATAGAGAGGATGCCTATGGGCTTATACGAGCAAGGAAGCATGGTATTGAGGCTTTATTTATCAATAAAAAGGACTTTATAAACAACTCAGATTTCAATAAAAAAATCCTAGAGGAGCTGAAAAAAAGAGGTATTCAATTACTAGTATTAGCAGGATATTTAAGAATTTTAAGTCCTGAAATCATAAAAGAATATAGAAATAGAATAATCAACATCCATCCGGCCTTAATCCCAAGCTTCTGTGGAAAAGGCTATTATGGAGAAAGAGTCCATAAAGCAGTTTTAGAGTATGGAGTAAAGGTCACTGGAGCAACGGTACATTTTGTAGATGAAGGAACTGATACAGGGCCTATAATATTTCAAAAATCAATAGAAGTTCATAATAACGATACAGTAGAGTCTCTTCAGAAAAAGGTTTTAGAAGTAGAGCATACATTGTTAGTTAAAGCTGTTAAAATGTTCTGTCAAGGAAGATTGAAGGTTATAGACCGAAAGGTTTTGGAGGTGTAATAATGAAAAGAGCATTGATTAGCGTATACGACAAGACTGGTATAGTAGAGTTTTCAAGAAAGCTTGTTGAGATGGGGTGGGAGATTATCTCAACAGGAGGTACAAAACAGGTACTTATTGAAGCTGGAATTAAAGCTATTGATATCTCTAACTTAACTAGTTTTCCGGAATGCTTTGATGGAAGGGTAAAGACACTGCATCCAAGAATACATGGTGGATTATTAGCTTTAAGAGATAATGAAGAGCACTTGAAAACTATGGAAGAATTGGAAATACAGCCAATAGATATGGTAGTGAACAATTTGTATCCATTTAAGCAGACTATTCTAAAAGAAGGAGTCAGTCATGAAGAAATAATTGAAAATATTGACATTGGTGGTCCTTCTATGCTAAGGGCAGCTGCAAAAAACTATAGATTTGTAACTGTACTAGTAGATCCGAAAGACTATGATTTAGTCATAGAAGAGCTCAAGAATAAGGGACAGACTTCAGATAGCACTAGGGAATACCTAGCTGCAAAGGTGTTTCAGCATACCAGTGGCTATGATGCACTTATTTCAGGCTATTTCAATAGAAAAGCAAATATTAAATTTCCTGACATAATAACTCTAACCTTTGATAAAAAGCAGGACTTAAGATATGGAGAAAATCCTCATCAAAATGCAGGGTTTTATACTGAAGTATTAGAAACTAAAGGAACGCTGTCAGATGCAATCCAGCTTCATGGAAAAGAATTATCATATAACAATATCAGTGATGGCAATGGAGCTTTAGAGATACTAAAAGAGTTTGATGAACCAACAGTAGTAGCAGTGAAGCACGGAAATCCTTGTGGTGTAGGCAGTGGAAAAACCATAGAGGAAGCCTTTATAAAGGCATATGAAGCAGATAAGCAATCTATATTTGGAGGAATAATTGCAGCTAATAGAGAGATAGACGAAAAGACAGCTAGAATGATAAATGAAATTTTCATAGAGATTGTCATAACACCTTCTTATTCTGAATCAGCATTAGAGATATTAAAATCTAAGAAAAATATAAGACTATTATCATTAGCTGGTATAACTAAGAATGAATACTCAACTTATGATATGAAAAAGGTTCTTGGAGGGATATTGATTCAAGATAGAGACCAAAACTGTCTATATGAAAAGCTAGAAGTAGTAACTGACAGAAAACCATCTGACAAGGAATTAGAAGATATGCTATTTGCATGGAAGGTAGTGAAAAATACTAAATCAAATGCCATAGTTCTGGCAAAAGATAATGGCACTGTAGCAGTAGGCCCCGGACAAGTTAGTAGAATATGGGCATTAGAAAATGCTATAAGACAATGTGGGGAAAACTCTAAGGGTAGTGTAATGGCATCTGATGCGTTTTTTCCATTTCCTGATTGCGTAGAGACAGCAGCTAAGGCAGGAATAACTGCTATTATACAACCTGGTGGCTCAATAAATGACAGTGATTCAATAGAAACTGCAAATAGGCATGGGATAACTATGATATTTACTGGAGCAAGACATTTTAAACATTAGTTTCGACATATTTCCCGGGTAATGACATGAGATTACAAAAACTAAATTTAAGGGGTGGAATTATGAGAGTACTCGTAGTTGGTAGTGGTGCAAGGGAGCACGCTATTGTTTGGAAACTAGCACAAAGTCCAAAAGTAACCAAAATATATTCAGCACCTGGCAATGGAGGGATATCAGAGCTTGCACAATGTGTAGATATTCATGCTGAGGATATTGATTCTCTACTTACTTTTGCATTAAAAGAGAATATTGATTTGACTGTTGTAGGACCGGATGCAGCTGTAGTAGATGGAATAGTGGATAAATTTGAAGAAAAAGATCTAAAGATTTTTGGTCCTTGCAAAAGAGGGGCAATGCTTGAAGGAAGCAAAGAATATGCAAAGAATTTTATGATGAAATATGAAATACCTACTGCAAGATATGCTGTATATAGGAAATCACAGGAAGCAATTGAAGGGCTGAAAAACTTTACTTATCCATTAGTTATTAAAGCTGATGGACTTGCTGCAGGTAAGGGAGTACTTATTTGTGCCAACAAAGATGAGGCTATCAGTGCTATTATAAGCATAATGGAAGACAAAAAGTTTGGAGAGGCAGGCAATAAAATAATCATTGAAGAGTTTCTTGAAGGTACAGAAGCTTCCTTATTGTGCATAGTAGATGGTAATAAAATAATCCCACTAGAAAGTGCAAGAGATTATAAAAGAATTTTTGACAATGATGAAGGTCTTAATACAGGTGGCATGGGCTGTATTTCTCCAAATAGTGCCCTTAATAAACATATGATGAAAGAAGTTGAAGAGCGAATATTAAATAATGTTATAAAAGGAATAAAGGAAGAGAATTTAGGTTATAAAGGAATTTTGTTTATAGGTCTTATGATCACTTCAAATGGACCAAAGGTGTTAGAGTTTAATGCCAGATTTGGCGACCCAGAGGCAGAAGTAGTGATTCCTAGGCTAGAGAACGATATTATGGATATTTTTTTAAAGACTTTAGATGGAACTATAAGAAAAGAGGATTTAAAGTGGAGCACTAAAACATGTATTACCGTTTTCTTAGCATCAGCTGGATACCCAGAATCATATGAAAAGGACAAAGTAATATCTGGACTAGATGAAATTGATAAGGATATAATAGTGTTTCATGCTGGAACAAAAATGAAGAACAAATTAGTCACAAACGGAGGCAGGGTTCTTGCCATAACTACATTAGCAGATAGTATACACGAAGGACGAAAAAAGGTATATGAGAATATAAGTAAGATACATTTTGATGGAATGCAGTATCGAAAGGATATCGGTAACTAATCATAAAGGCTAGCATAGCAAAATTATCTTTTAGTAAACTTCTATACAAAAATTAGTGTCAAATGGGTAGACGGAAGCATTGTGAAAAGAATTATTAAAAGTGAAAGGGTTGATGCTATGAATATAGTTTATAGAGGAAAAACAAAGGATGTATATTTATTAGATAATGGAGACTACTTACTAAAGTTTAAGGATGATGTAACTGGAGAAAACGGAGTCTTTGATCCAGGCGCTAACACTGTAGGCTTATCTATAGAAGGTTCAGGAAAATCTAACCTTAGAATGACGAGGCTTTTCTTTGAGATTTTAAAGGAAAAAGGAATCCCTACTCATTATGTAGATTCAAACCTAGAAGAAGGTACTATGACAGTAAGGCCTGCAAAGCTATTTGGTAATGGACTTGAAGTAATCTGCCGTTATAGGGCAGTTGGAAGCTTCATACGAAGA
Proteins encoded in this region:
- the purD gene encoding phosphoribosylamine--glycine ligase yields the protein MRVLVVGSGAREHAIVWKLAQSPKVTKIYSAPGNGGISELAQCVDIHAEDIDSLLTFALKENIDLTVVGPDAAVVDGIVDKFEEKDLKIFGPCKRGAMLEGSKEYAKNFMMKYEIPTARYAVYRKSQEAIEGLKNFTYPLVIKADGLAAGKGVLICANKDEAISAIISIMEDKKFGEAGNKIIIEEFLEGTEASLLCIVDGNKIIPLESARDYKRIFDNDEGLNTGGMGCISPNSALNKHMMKEVEERILNNVIKGIKEENLGYKGILFIGLMITSNGPKVLEFNARFGDPEAEVVIPRLENDIMDIFLKTLDGTIRKEDLKWSTKTCITVFLASAGYPESYEKDKVISGLDEIDKDIIVFHAGTKMKNKLVTNGGRVLAITTLADSIHEGRKKVYENISKIHFDGMQYRKDIGN
- the purN gene encoding phosphoribosylglycinamide formyltransferase, translated to MSSVRIGVLISGNGTNLQALIDSIESGEINGRICVVISDREDAYGLIRARKHGIEALFINKKDFINNSDFNKKILEELKKRGIQLLVLAGYLRILSPEIIKEYRNRIINIHPALIPSFCGKGYYGERVHKAVLEYGVKVTGATVHFVDEGTDTGPIIFQKSIEVHNNDTVESLQKKVLEVEHTLLVKAVKMFCQGRLKVIDRKVLEV
- the purE gene encoding 5-(carboxyamino)imidazole ribonucleotide mutase, with amino-acid sequence MKVAIVMGSESDFPVVERGIRILREFGVDTEIRVISAHRTPDKAVEFGKSAEEEGIEVIIAAAGKAAHLGGVLAAVSIVPVIGLPIKSSTLDGLDSLLSIVQMPKGIPVATVAIDGAENAALLAIQILSVKYESLREKLKEYRKKMAKEVEEKDKEINKRL
- the purF gene encoding amidophosphoribosyltransferase; protein product: MDDKLKEECGVIGVYSKEQDVARMIYFGLYALQHRGQESAGIAVNKEGTINYYKEPGLVSEVFNNTKLDKLEGNLGIGHVRYSSENENLSVNAQPLVVKYKKGSIAIAHNGSIVNADSLREILEDDGVVFQTSNDSEVMANILARYHKDDIEKAVNRLMELIKGSYALVLLSKDKLIGVRDNLGIRPLCLGKIEDGYILASESCALDTIGAEYIRDIEPGEMVIIDENGVKSIFNDKWRKKKLCIFEYIYLARPDSKVDGVSVYLARKEAGKLLAKEHPVDADIVVPVPDSGTSAAIGYAEESGIPYSIGLIKNRYVGRTFINPNQSDREQGVKIKLNVLKENIEGKRVILVDDSIVRGTTSKKIVGMLKKAGAKEVHLRISSPPVIYPCYFGIDTPYREELVGANKTVEEIREMIGADSLGFLSKDGLINSTGQTGGFCLACLDGDYPMEIPRGEID
- the purH gene encoding bifunctional phosphoribosylaminoimidazolecarboxamide formyltransferase/IMP cyclohydrolase, encoding MMKRALISVYDKTGIVEFSRKLVEMGWEIISTGGTKQVLIEAGIKAIDISNLTSFPECFDGRVKTLHPRIHGGLLALRDNEEHLKTMEELEIQPIDMVVNNLYPFKQTILKEGVSHEEIIENIDIGGPSMLRAAAKNYRFVTVLVDPKDYDLVIEELKNKGQTSDSTREYLAAKVFQHTSGYDALISGYFNRKANIKFPDIITLTFDKKQDLRYGENPHQNAGFYTEVLETKGTLSDAIQLHGKELSYNNISDGNGALEILKEFDEPTVVAVKHGNPCGVGSGKTIEEAFIKAYEADKQSIFGGIIAANREIDEKTARMINEIFIEIVITPSYSESALEILKSKKNIRLLSLAGITKNEYSTYDMKKVLGGILIQDRDQNCLYEKLEVVTDRKPSDKELEDMLFAWKVVKNTKSNAIVLAKDNGTVAVGPGQVSRIWALENAIRQCGENSKGSVMASDAFFPFPDCVETAAKAGITAIIQPGGSINDSDSIETANRHGITMIFTGARHFKH
- a CDS encoding phosphoribosylformylglycinamidine synthase: MFLDKQVRRIFVEKKKGFDVGAEQLFNDLNQNLGIRELEEVRVLSRYDIQGISDAVYEKAIKNIFSEPNIDLVHEEELPIGQDYRVFGVEYLPGQYDQRADSAAQCIEILGTGERPTVRTAKIIMLKGNITDEELIKIKDHCINSVDSRESILTKPETLEDNSIPPNDVDIIKDFIQKSTEELMSFKEKTGLAMSLDDIKFCQDYFKNTEKRNPTITEIKVIDTYWSDHCRHTTFMTEIDDIKFEEGVFSRPIKKAYEEYLASRNYVYEENRAICLMDIATIGMKELRKRGLLDDLDVSDEINACSINIDVEVDGEIEKWLLMFKNETHNHPTEIEPFGGASTCLGGAIRDPLSGRAYVYQAMRITGSGDPRRKIEDTIPGKLSQRKITTEAARGYSSYGNQIGIATGHVSEIYHEGYVAKRMELGAVIGATPKENVVRKAPKEGDLIVLIGGRTGRDGCGGATGSSKSHTDESIRTSGAEVQKGNPLIERNLLRLFRKPEFSKIIKKCNDFGAGGVSVAIGELADSIEINLDNVLKKYEGLDGTELAISESQERMAVVIDKEHLHILEEHVADENLEAAVIAKVTSNNRLIMKWRNKTILDLDRDFLNTNGIRQKTKVYVKEPTSRSYFNTTYCGGSNESKLNLKTAWLNNLKALNVASQRGLVEEFDSTVGAGTVLMPFGGKYNLTPSLGMAAKIPVLNGETNTCSLMTYGFNPELSTWSPFHGGLYAVVDSVVKIVAMGGDPKKIRLTFQEYFEKLGDHEEKWGKPFAALLGAFKAQKGFMVPSIGGKDSMSGSFNELNVPPTLVSFAVCIGDASHIISPEFKKTDSQVILLSSPRMEDETPDFETLNKNLLCIHDLIKKGKVLSAHNIGIGGIAAAISKMSFGNKIGMKFLEGYKTEKLFSPDYGALVLEINNTENLNDLFKGLEYEIIGHTTKNPTITIGDVHIDIELAINEWEEPLKDVFPIKKDTEGTPKKISYSKGNIIKPKYAIAKPKVFMPIFPGTNCEYDMEKAFVKAGGQVETLVFKNLTREAIEESIHEMARRISESQIIALPGGFSAGDEPDGSGKFIATVFRNPYIQEQVMNLIKNRDGLILGICNGFQALIKLGLVPYGEIREIDENSPTLVFNKLGRHVARMVQTKVVSNLSPWLNNVNVGDVFTIPVSHGEGRLVSDEKILNEMIEKGQIAAQYVDFNGNPSYDGDFNPNGSLHSIEAITSPDGRVLGKMGHSERIGKNLYKNVYGEMDQKIFEAGVRYFR
- the purM gene encoding phosphoribosylformylglycinamidine cyclo-ligase; protein product: MNNEGLTYKNSGVNVTSGYEAVKLMKSHVQNTFTKGVLSDIGGFSGMFALDKNQYDEPVLVSGTDGVGTKLMIAFIMDKHDTIGEDCVAMCVNDILCQGAKPLFFLDYIATGKLNPTKIASIVEGVSRGCIKSGCALIGGETAEMPGLYKENEYDLAGFAVGIVDKKKIISGDSIKEGDVLIGLPSSGLHSNGFSLVRKLFFNVYKYDIDHYFDELGSTLGEELIKPTKIYSNALIELNQKFNIKGISHITGGGFYENIPRMLPDGLRAIVDRKHVEVPPIFNVIQKLGHIETHEMYSTFNMGIGIVMAVDSKDADSIVEFLKTKDERAYIIGEIIKGEKEVYLCHQ